The following are encoded in a window of Hyalangium minutum genomic DNA:
- a CDS encoding PP2C family protein-serine/threonine phosphatase, translating to MRIESAGQTHVGRRAHNEDAYVVRGDLGLFVVADGLGGQAGGEVASRCVVDAFTEFGERMLRDSNSTWPDPLNPQKSREENLLLACTAMAQRALQTRRVGYLRDMGSTVVSLLVSDKVAAVAHVGDSRLYRLRAGQIEALTKDHSVTEELRAAGLEPPPRGQSAFGHIITRALGTERAEPTVQRVELQPGDVFLLCSDGLYEPLEPERIIEGLSKASVQDACDVLVTGAYDAGGRDNITAVVVRVSSPPSLTGLI from the coding sequence ATGCGAATCGAGAGCGCGGGACAGACACACGTCGGCAGACGGGCCCACAACGAAGATGCCTATGTGGTGCGAGGCGACCTGGGCCTGTTCGTCGTCGCGGATGGGCTGGGCGGGCAGGCGGGCGGTGAGGTCGCCAGCCGCTGTGTGGTGGACGCCTTCACCGAGTTCGGCGAGCGCATGCTGCGCGACTCCAACTCCACCTGGCCGGACCCGCTGAACCCTCAGAAGAGCCGCGAGGAGAACCTGCTGCTGGCCTGCACGGCCATGGCGCAGCGCGCGCTGCAGACGCGCCGGGTGGGCTACCTGCGCGACATGGGCTCCACCGTCGTGTCACTGCTGGTGAGCGACAAGGTGGCTGCCGTGGCGCATGTGGGCGACAGCCGCCTGTACCGGCTGCGCGCCGGCCAGATCGAGGCGCTCACCAAGGACCACTCCGTCACCGAGGAGCTGCGCGCCGCCGGCCTGGAGCCGCCTCCGCGAGGGCAGAGCGCCTTTGGCCACATCATCACCCGAGCCCTGGGCACCGAGCGGGCCGAGCCCACCGTGCAGCGGGTGGAGCTGCAGCCGGGAGATGTGTTCCTGCTGTGCTCGGACGGCCTCTACGAGCCGCTCGAGCCGGAGCGCATCATCGAGGGCCTCTCCAAGGCCTCCGTGCAGGATGCCTGTGATGTGCTCGTGACCGGCGCCTACGACGCGGGCGGCCGCGACAACATCACTGCCGTGGTGGTGCGCGTCTCCAGCCCGCCGTCGCTCACCGGGCTGATCTAG
- a CDS encoding helix-turn-helix transcriptional regulator codes for MNPRRAGHEVAWTFLTNHALVLLCLARNPEARMRDVASSVGITERAVQKIVADLEEAGYLTRSRDGRRNRYALHPNTPLRHPLECHKNADSLLALVLEPSK; via the coding sequence ATGAACCCTCGCCGAGCCGGCCACGAGGTGGCGTGGACCTTTCTGACCAATCACGCCCTCGTGCTGCTGTGCCTGGCCCGGAATCCGGAGGCGCGCATGCGCGATGTGGCCTCCAGCGTGGGCATCACCGAGCGCGCGGTGCAGAAGATCGTCGCGGACCTCGAGGAGGCTGGCTACCTCACCCGCTCCCGTGATGGGCGGCGCAACCGTTACGCGCTCCATCCGAACACGCCCCTGCGCCACCCGCTCGAGTGTCATAAGAACGCGGACTCGCTGCTGGCACTGGTGCTCGAGCCCTCGAAATAG
- a CDS encoding TerB family tellurite resistance protein, translated as MTPSAEDRFNTEIIKLLLQVAWSDRQLTHAEHLVIFGLGRSWNVPEADLQSLLGALKAGGPLPEPDLAILRTRPDDVLEAARALAVSDGSFADSEKALIDRIKGMLSIP; from the coding sequence ATGACGCCCTCTGCCGAGGATCGCTTCAACACCGAGATCATCAAGCTGCTGCTCCAGGTCGCCTGGAGTGACCGTCAGCTCACACACGCCGAGCATCTCGTCATCTTCGGCCTAGGCCGCAGCTGGAACGTGCCCGAGGCGGATCTCCAGTCGCTCCTGGGCGCGCTCAAGGCCGGAGGTCCCCTGCCCGAGCCGGACCTGGCCATCCTGCGCACCCGCCCCGATGACGTGCTGGAGGCCGCCCGAGCCCTGGCCGTCTCCGATGGCTCCTTCGCCGACTCAGAGAAGGCCTTGATCGACCGCATCAAGGGCATGCTGTCCATCCCGTAG
- a CDS encoding penicillin-insensitive murein endopeptidase — protein MPPSQPLASSAAMPGAATEAVSAPTASTAVAESPEAAPEGEDAAEGEADDDSDSAEVAGFESTESDESEGPEASPGSPEVQYTTDISDTELERRWKEEPATLGSVSVGFVHSGRMVNALRFPDSKDWTVVSPEKAWTTQETVDYLTQVIRELRARYPDAPLLRVNQISAKDGGYIRPHKSHQNGRDVDLGFYYPNGNVVRTRARENSIDLVMNWALIRALVTHADVQLILVDRRVQKVLYDHALKIGEDKAWLDSLFHAGEQSIIKHARGHRDHFHVRFYNPRAQELGRRLAPLLALQPEHNIAMHRVRSGDTLGAIAIKYNSTVQGLRNANRIRGSMLHIGQVLSVPLRGPCTRCPVPPPVVVPPRRLPVDAMIQAQAQSQAVPAPAPETGAEPALKAEAPPEVKAAGEEKPAPEATASDAPGT, from the coding sequence GTGCCACCGTCTCAGCCGCTGGCATCCTCGGCCGCCATGCCGGGGGCTGCCACCGAGGCGGTGAGCGCTCCCACGGCTTCGACGGCCGTGGCGGAGTCCCCCGAGGCGGCTCCCGAGGGCGAAGACGCCGCCGAGGGCGAGGCGGATGACGACTCTGACTCGGCCGAGGTCGCTGGGTTTGAATCCACCGAGTCGGATGAGTCCGAGGGCCCCGAGGCCTCTCCCGGCAGCCCCGAGGTGCAGTACACCACCGACATCTCCGACACCGAGCTGGAGCGGCGGTGGAAGGAGGAGCCGGCCACCCTGGGCTCGGTGTCCGTGGGCTTCGTGCACAGCGGCCGCATGGTCAACGCCCTCCGCTTCCCGGACAGCAAGGACTGGACCGTCGTCTCCCCCGAGAAGGCGTGGACCACCCAGGAGACCGTCGACTACCTCACCCAGGTCATCCGCGAGCTCCGGGCGCGCTACCCCGATGCCCCCCTGCTCCGCGTCAACCAGATCAGCGCCAAGGATGGCGGCTACATCCGGCCCCACAAGAGCCACCAGAACGGCCGGGATGTGGACCTGGGCTTCTACTACCCGAACGGCAACGTGGTGCGCACCCGCGCCCGCGAGAACTCCATCGACCTGGTGATGAACTGGGCCCTCATCCGCGCCCTGGTGACCCACGCGGACGTGCAGCTCATCCTCGTGGACCGCCGTGTCCAGAAGGTCCTCTATGATCACGCGCTGAAGATCGGCGAGGACAAGGCGTGGCTGGACTCGCTGTTCCACGCGGGCGAGCAGTCCATCATCAAGCACGCGCGTGGCCACCGCGACCACTTCCACGTGCGCTTCTACAACCCGCGCGCCCAGGAGCTGGGGCGCCGCCTCGCCCCGCTGCTCGCGCTGCAGCCGGAGCACAACATCGCCATGCACCGGGTGCGCTCGGGCGACACGCTGGGCGCCATCGCCATCAAGTACAACTCCACGGTGCAGGGGCTCCGCAACGCGAACCGCATCCGCGGCTCCATGCTGCACATCGGCCAGGTGCTCTCGGTGCCGCTCCGAGGCCCCTGCACGCGCTGCCCCGTCCCGCCCCCCGTGGTGGTGCCGCCCCGCCGCCTGCCCGTGGACGCGATGATCCAGGCCCAGGCCCAGAGCCAAGCCGTCCCCGCGCCCGCCCCCGAGACGGGGGCCGAGCCCGCCCTGAAGGCCGAAGCGCCGCCCGAGGTAAAGGCCGCCGGTGAGGAGAAGCCCGCGCCGGAGGCCACGGCCTCGGACGCCCCGGGGACCTGA
- a CDS encoding type II CAAX prenyl endopeptidase Rce1 family protein — MTVLLPSEQPPAPPSPQRDSEERIRQFFLWALVAGIVPVLGLPVVLGLTLLGRREAASPSYQRWYRRLVALAILDVLVAAASLSLSGGNWKERARSPKVLAAPRVLGVTVDPDSSGPGLRLAEVDPRGPAAAAGLKAGEVVLRAEEQPLSSSQHLSERIQSLQSGAAVRLEVESGGARREVRVVPVEASELPPLPRGLFEPQPRGVPVLTRDTWKGVLGLVLPVGALLGLWGLGRRRGADTRPLLVLGALVVSGLGTWVASRGLSALLGGPSRGVVLLSGAVSAGGLLLVAAVLARRAPPVAEAPEQPRWLWVYFSSVGLLITLGARAMVLVGWVSQVLGALPDQNQHPMVEMARQGPLGPLGWSLLAIPSALLAPVGEELLFRGVLLPWLSGWMGRVATLVVSAAVFASLHLFYGVFAGWIFFLGLLLGWARLASGGLRAPMLLHVTINSVALLMLARTLV, encoded by the coding sequence ATGACCGTGCTTCTTCCCTCGGAACAGCCGCCCGCGCCTCCCTCGCCGCAGCGTGACTCCGAGGAACGCATTCGGCAGTTCTTCCTCTGGGCACTGGTGGCGGGAATCGTGCCTGTCTTGGGTCTGCCCGTAGTGCTGGGGCTGACGCTGCTCGGGCGGCGGGAGGCGGCGAGCCCGTCTTATCAGCGCTGGTACCGGAGGCTCGTGGCGCTGGCCATCCTGGACGTGCTGGTGGCGGCGGCCAGCCTCAGCCTGTCTGGGGGGAACTGGAAGGAGCGGGCCCGCTCCCCAAAGGTGCTCGCGGCGCCCCGGGTGCTGGGCGTCACGGTGGATCCGGACTCCTCCGGGCCAGGGCTTCGGCTCGCGGAGGTGGATCCGCGCGGGCCTGCGGCGGCAGCGGGCCTGAAGGCCGGCGAGGTGGTGCTGCGAGCCGAGGAACAGCCCCTCTCGAGCAGCCAGCACCTGAGTGAGCGGATCCAGTCGTTGCAGTCCGGTGCGGCGGTGCGGCTGGAGGTGGAGAGCGGTGGGGCCCGGCGGGAGGTGCGCGTGGTGCCTGTGGAGGCTTCCGAACTGCCTCCGCTGCCGCGAGGCCTGTTCGAGCCTCAGCCCCGAGGCGTGCCCGTGCTCACCCGGGACACGTGGAAGGGTGTGCTCGGGCTGGTGCTGCCGGTAGGGGCGCTGCTCGGGTTGTGGGGGCTGGGCCGCCGCCGTGGCGCCGACACGCGCCCGCTTCTGGTGCTGGGGGCGCTCGTGGTGTCGGGGCTCGGCACATGGGTGGCCTCCCGGGGGCTCTCCGCGCTGCTCGGAGGGCCCTCCCGGGGCGTGGTGCTGCTCAGTGGCGCGGTGAGTGCGGGGGGGCTGCTGCTCGTGGCGGCGGTGCTGGCCCGGCGCGCCCCTCCAGTAGCCGAGGCGCCGGAGCAGCCACGGTGGCTCTGGGTCTACTTCTCGAGCGTGGGGCTGCTGATCACCCTGGGGGCGCGCGCGATGGTGTTGGTGGGCTGGGTGTCTCAGGTGCTGGGGGCGCTGCCCGACCAGAACCAGCACCCGATGGTGGAGATGGCCCGGCAGGGGCCGCTGGGGCCGCTGGGGTGGAGCTTGCTGGCCATTCCCTCGGCGCTCTTGGCGCCCGTGGGCGAGGAGCTGCTGTTCCGAGGGGTGCTCCTGCCCTGGCTGAGCGGGTGGATGGGGAGGGTGGCGACGCTGGTGGTGAGCGCGGCGGTCTTCGCGTCGCTCCACCTCTTCTATGGCGTGTTCGCCGGGTGGATCTTCTTTCTGGGGCTGCTGCTGGGGTGGGCGAGGCTGGCCAGCGGCGGGCTGCGCGCGCCTATGCTCCTGCACGTCACCATCAACAGCGTCGCGCTGCTGATGTTGGCGCGCACCCTGGTATGA
- a CDS encoding PaaI family thioesterase, with product MSDEAFPQDKQALMEMLGPLFGDAVPHNQVLGMQLVDVGPGEASVRLPYQDFLVGNPETGVLHGGAVMALLDVACGTSVFLKLRRLALIATLDLRIDYLRPARPGKDILARAECYKVTRSVAFVRALAHDGEPDDAVASAQGTFIIRED from the coding sequence ATGAGCGACGAGGCATTCCCTCAGGACAAGCAGGCCTTGATGGAGATGCTGGGTCCCCTGTTTGGCGACGCGGTTCCCCACAACCAGGTCCTGGGCATGCAGCTGGTGGACGTGGGGCCGGGAGAGGCCTCCGTGCGGCTGCCGTATCAGGACTTCCTGGTGGGCAACCCCGAGACGGGCGTGCTGCACGGCGGGGCCGTGATGGCGCTGCTCGATGTGGCTTGCGGCACCTCGGTGTTCCTCAAGCTGCGGCGACTGGCGCTCATCGCCACGCTGGATCTGCGCATCGATTACCTGCGGCCAGCCCGTCCCGGGAAGGACATCCTCGCGCGCGCCGAGTGCTACAAGGTGACGCGCTCGGTGGCCTTCGTCCGGGCGCTCGCGCATGACGGAGAGCCGGACGATGCCGTGGCCTCCGCTCAGGGCACCTTCATCATCCGGGAAGACTGA
- a CDS encoding PaaI family thioesterase, whose translation MEPRPPIRLAELLREVRQSGDYRRLTEAIPYARFLGLHIEPQGGEVLCRMEYSPRILGHRALHGGTVGALMESAAIFELLRQPATEHVPKVISVTVDFLRSGKLQDTYAQARIVRHGRRVATVRVEAWQEDRARPIASAHVLLLLSTSTQAGRE comes from the coding sequence ATGGAGCCCCGCCCGCCCATCCGCCTGGCCGAGCTGCTGCGCGAGGTCCGCCAGAGTGGCGATTACCGCCGCCTCACCGAGGCCATCCCGTACGCGCGCTTCCTGGGGCTGCACATCGAGCCCCAGGGTGGCGAGGTCCTCTGCCGGATGGAGTACTCGCCGAGAATCCTCGGCCACCGTGCGCTGCACGGTGGCACGGTGGGGGCCCTGATGGAGTCCGCCGCCATCTTCGAGCTGCTGCGCCAGCCGGCCACGGAGCACGTGCCCAAGGTGATCAGCGTGACGGTGGATTTCCTGCGCAGCGGCAAGCTGCAGGACACGTACGCCCAGGCCCGCATTGTCCGGCACGGGCGCCGCGTGGCCACGGTGCGAGTCGAGGCCTGGCAGGAGGACAGGGCGAGGCCCATCGCCAGCGCCCACGTGTTGCTCCTGCTCAGCACATCCACGCAGGCTGGGCGCGAGTAA